A window of the Fusarium fujikuroi IMI 58289 draft genome, chromosome FFUJ_chr09 genome harbors these coding sequences:
- a CDS encoding related to lipase/esterase yields the protein MTLKYDPEFQAVHDAFAKMFKLEPLSLDDIEGSARRREESMQAFIPKQVVHPDVEQATHPIDTSDGHTITVVSFVKRDSQSSPGPALLHFHGGGMIMGSAEGGAMILSALVMETSIPVFSVNYRLAPKFKGPIPAQDGYAALLWLQSRADEFNVDPARIALLGYSGGGGVAAGVGLIARDQDLQPPLAKQILIYPMLDDRNLVENEGLKPLATWTWEENKVGWTGLLGGQAGKPDAPVSQYAAPARATNTANLPPTYLDTGDLDIFRDEVVTYAARLLAQNVPVELHVYPGVPHAFELIAPNVEVSKRAVENRRRAMTDF from the coding sequence ATGACCCTTAAATACGACCCTGAGTTTCAGGCCGTACATGATGCATTTGCAAAAATGTTCAAGCTTGAGCCTCTATCTTTAGATGATATCGAGGGCTCTGCTAGACGACGTGAAGAGTCCATGCAAGCCTTTATTCCGAAACAGGTGGTTCATCCAGATGTGGAGCAAGCCACTCACCCAATCGATACTTCTGACGGCCATACTATTACAGTCGTCAGCTTTGTTAAAAGAGACTCCCAATCAAGCCCTGGACCAGCCCTTCTTCATTTCCACGGAGGGGGCATGATAATGGGATCAGCCGAGGGGGGAGCAATGATATTGTCAGCCCTGGTCATGGAAACTTCTATCCCTGTCTTCAGTGTCAATTATCGACTTGCTCCTAAATTCAAGGGCCCCATTCCTGCTCAAGATGGCTACGCCGCCTTGCTTTGGCtacagagcagagcagatgAATTCAACGTGGACCCGGCAAGAattgcgcttcttggctATAGCGGAGGTGGAGGTGTTGCTGCCGGCGTAGGCTTGATCGCCCGTGACCAAGACCTACAGCCTCCTCTAGCCAAGCAGATCCTGATCTACCCGATGCTAGACGACCGAAATTTGGTAGAGAATGAGGGTCTGAAGCCTTTAGCTACCTGGACGTGGGAAGAGAATAAGGTAGGGTGGACGGGGCTTCTTGGAGGTCAAGCAGGAAAGCCAGACGCCCCAGTTTCGCAATACGCGGCTCCTGCTCGAGCAACAAATACGGCCAATTTACCGCCAACATATCTCGATACTGGAGACCTTGACATATTCCGCGATGAGGTCGTCACGTATGCTGCGAGACTGCTTGCGCAGAACGTTCCTGTTGAGCTCCATGTTTATCCCGGCGTGCCTCATGCGTTTGAGTTAATTGCGCCTAATGTCGAAGTCTCGAAAAGGGCTGTTGAGAACAGGCGGAGAGCCATGACAGACTTTTAA
- a CDS encoding related to amidohydrolase AmhX, giving the protein MTLLSKPSISMEDVRNTIDTYIKGLSDDLYILNKQIHDEPEIAFQEFKAQTHISDFLERQGHAVQRGAYNLPTSLESIYGSKGRCVNFNAEYDALPGLGHACGHNLIATASIAAYLALTHTLNKYGVDGRAQLLGTPAEEDGGGKILLLNAGAYEKADLSLMIHPFVEDQFRPNGTIGSAGQSSIAIVDLIAEFRGTSAHASGNPWDGINALDALVASYNNISMLRQQIKPDERIHGCILQAPKITNAIPEYTKVKFSIRSPKMNSLKKLTQRVRKCLEAGGLATGCEVEITEDLAYADLWVNNPLCSLFKGHMESLGISLSQGSQQENIGGSTDMGNVSQAIPGLHGIIGIQAPPGTFPHNHAFAEAAGTKEAYLRILEAAKGMALTAWSAIVDDKVFAEIQDHFDKDEQDG; this is encoded by the exons ATGACGCTTCTATCAAAGCCAAGCATCTCAATGGAAGATGTACGAAACACCATCGACACTTACATCAAGGGCCTTTCAGATGATCTCTATATTCTGAACAAGCAG ATCCACGACGAACCAGAAATCGCTTTCCAAGAATTCAAAGCTCAAACTCATATTTCCGATTTCCTTGAACGACAAGGCCACGCCGTTCAACGAGGCGCTTATAACCTACCTACATCCCTCGAGTCTATATACGGCTCCAAAGGCCGATGCGTCAACTTTAACGCGGAGTATGATGCCCTTCCCGGCCTTGGACATGCTTGTGGTCACAACTTGATCGCTACAGCTAGCATTGCTGCATATCTCGCTTTGACACATACTTTGAATAAGTATGGCGTTGACGGGAGAGCGCAGTTACTTGGTACgcctgctgaggaggatggcGGAGGGAAGATTCTGCTCCTTAATGCCGGGGCTTACGAGAAAGCTGACCTATCTTTGATGAT TCACCCTTTCGTAGAAGATCAATTCCGTCCAAATGGTACAATTGGATCAGCTGGCCAAAGCAGCATCGCAATAGTCGACTTAATCGCCGAATTTCGCGGCACTAGCGCTCACGCCTCCGGAAACCCATGGGATGGAATCAACGCTCTTGACGCCCTGGTAGCTTCATACAACAATATCTCAATGCTACGACAGCAGATAAAGCCAGATGAGCGTATCCATGGATGCATTCTCCAGGCGCCGAAGATCACAAATGCGATACCAGAGTATACAAAGGTCAAGTTCTCAATCCGAAGTCCAAAGATGAATTCTTTGAAGAAACTAACCCAGCGGGTGCGGAAATGTCTTGAGGCAGGAGGGCTGGCTACGGGCTGCGAGGTTGAGATCACGGAAGATTTGGCGTATGCTGACCTCTGGGTGAACAATCCTCTCTGTTCCCTATTCAAGGGCCACATGGAGAGCCTTGGTATTTCGTTATCACAAGGTAGTCAACAAGAGAACATAGGCGGGTCGACTGATATGGGGAACGTCAGTCAAGCTATCCCTGGCCTGCATGGGATTATCGGGATACAGGCACCACCGGGCACGTTTCCTCACAACCATGCCTTTGCAGAAGCTGCTGGTACTAAGGAAGCATATTTGAGAATCCTGGAGGCTGCGAAGGGTATGGCTTTGACTGCGTGGTCTGCtattgttgatgataagGTGTTTGCTGAGATTCAGGATCATTTTGACAAAGATGAGCAAGATGGATGA
- a CDS encoding related to HOL1, putative substrate-H+ antiporter, with protein sequence MEEVRPSHSDYEVVPGTVYLVTRPSHNTNENGDIILVPTPSDSLGDPLRWSDWRKRYHLFLLVIYSTVMTALGNWESSVYVDIQDALGTSINQLNVGTALTLLMLGVGNVFFTPLSHKFGRRIAYLSSLAVVIGCHIWLASARNSGDFIGAHILFGLGRAPYEALVPISIADIFFAHERGFALGVYAFGLSAGSSVGPICSGYMIRTLGWRWVYWWGAILCGILFVAIFFTLEESNFPRDSELPQDPDRVVQESVLEAIQRDDKGEKQLHSALTNGSVYKVGQVLETDSFRLQYRPWVVLPGTWGQFIRQVYRPLQLAWFPAIVWSGLEYGACVSWITVLGTTTASILGSSPYNMSNEALGLIWLSPLIGGLFGALMAGPFNDKLVLFLTRRNRGWLEPEFRLWVFIPMAFLMSGGLLLYGVGAANSLPWIGPVVGMGLVGFGLTVAAALTMAYVVDCYKEVDGEAITTVILIRNIIGCAMTFGIQPWIDSMGVQDTFILVCFLSFIITVFAGAFIIWGKKFRVLTKIAYLSFAGTSSGAI encoded by the exons ATGGAGGAGGTCCGCCCTTCCCATTCCGACTACGAAGTCGTCCCTGGAACAGTCTACCTCGTTACTCGACCATCCCACAACACCAATGAAAATGGAGACATTATCCTTGTTCCCACTCCATCTGACAGTCTGGGTGATCCACTTCGGTGGTCCGACTGGCGGAAGCGATATCATCTGTTCTTGCTCGTCATATACAGCACTGTCATGACTGCTCTCGGCAACTGGGAAAGTTCTGTTTATGTCGATATTCAAGATGCGCTTGGGACATCGATCAACCAACTCAACGTTGGTACTGCTTTGACGCTACTGATGCTTGGTGTTGGAAATGTCTTTTTCACGCCTCTTTCTCATA AGTTTGGTCGGCGCATTGCATACCTTTCCAGTTTGGCTGTAGTGATAGGCTGCCATATCTGGCTTGCATCTGCAAGAAACTCCGGTGACTTCATCGGCGCTCACATCCTCTTTGGACTAGGCCGTGCGCCATACGAAGCTCTCGTTCCCATCTCGATCGCCGATATCTTCTTTGCTCATGAACGAGGGTTTGCCTTGGGTGTTTACGCCTTCGGTCTATCAGCAGGCTCGTCAGTCGGTCCAATTTGCTCTGGGTACATGATCAGAACTCTCGGTTGGCGTTGGGTATATTGGTGGGGTGCTATCTTGTGTGGTATACTCTTTGTTGCTATCTTCTTTACTCTGGAGGAAAGCAACTTTCCCAGAGACTCGGAGCTACCTCAAGATCCAGACCGTGTAGTCCAGGAGTCTGTTTTGGAAGCCATCCAACGCGATGATAAAGGAGAAAAGCAACTACACTCCGCACTCACCAATGGTAGTGTATACAAAGTTGGCCAAGTCCTGGAGACAGACTCCTTTCGCCTTCAGTACCGCCCGTGGGTTGTTCTTCCAGGAACTTGGGGGCAATTTATCAGGCAGGTCTATCGGCCTCTACAACTAGCTTGGTTTCCGGCCATTGTTTGG AGCGGTCTCGAGTACGGGGCTTGCGTATCATGGATTACCGTCTTGGGAACCACTACAGCTTCCATCTTGGGCTCATCACCATATAACATGAGCAATGAGGCATTGGGCCTGATATGGCTATCCCCTCTTATTGGAGGTCTCTTTGG AGCCTTGATGGCGGGTCCTTTTAACGACAAGCTTGTCCTATTCCTCACACGCCGAAATCGCGGCTGGCTCGAGCCAGAGTTCCGTCTCTGGGTTTTCATCCCCATGGCATTCCTAATGTCAGGTGGCCTCCTACTTTACGGCGTCGGCGCAGCTAATTCGTTACCTTGGATCGGTCCCGTTGTCGGCATGGGGCTCGTTGGCTTTGGGTTGACTGTTGCAGCTGCGCTTACGATGGCGTATGTTGTTGACTGCTACAAGGAGGTTGATGGTGAAGCCATCACGACTGTTATCTTGATCAGAAACATCATTGGCTGTGCTATGACATTTGGTATTCAACCTTGGATTGACAGCATGGGTGTGCAGGATACCTTTATCCTGGTTTGTTTCCTGTCATTTATCATCACGGTATTCGCGGGTGCATTCATCATTTGGGGAAAGAAGTTTCGAGTCCTTACCAAGATTGCATATCTAAGCTTTGCGGGAACTTCCTCTGGAGCAATCTAA
- a CDS encoding related to translation releasing factor RF-1, mitochondrial gives MSATPWICRACTRALTRSHMRQFVRFATNDASPLLAPALLQRAQSLTTEHDDLQKTLNNSFDSSIAKRVGELSRVAEALKAWQTSQASVAELTSMLDDPDQDADLAAIARDELSSETGKLESLARRLSASLTPRHPFADFPCMLEFRPGPGGLEGRYFMDTLFKMYKALCMRRGYRHTVVKYEFADTAGDSSSSAGENPLQEAILEVHDQGAFDIFRSEAGMHRVQRIPSTETKGRVHTSAVAVWVLPSFPENGAANIDFDDPESDFYVNPQEVKIETMRARGAGGQHVNKTESAIRMTHLPTGTTVSMQDHRSQQRNREEAWKLLRSRIADQRREAREEEASNLRNSVLSKTQITRGDKIRTYNYNQDRCTDHRAGVDVHDLPNVLEGGEKLDRIMDGAKDWLVNKDIELLMAEEEAKEKHNGKK, from the exons ATGTCCGCAACGCCATGGATATGCCGAGCCTGCACAAGAGCATTAACGCGCTCTCACATGCGCCAATTCGTGCGCTTCGCAACTAATG ATGCCTCACCACTGCTCGCACCCGCCCTCCTCCAGCGCGCTCAGTCCCTCACAACCGAACACGACGACCTCCAGAAAACTCTCAATAACTCCTTCGATTCCTCCATAGCGAAACGCGTCGGCGAATTATCCCGTGTGGCCGAAGCGCTGAAAGCATGGCAGACCTCTCAAGCTTCTGTCGCCGAACTAACCTCCATGCTCGACGACCCCGACCAAGACGCCGATCTCGCTGCCATCGCCCGCGATGAACTCTCCTCCGAAACAGGAAAACTTGAATCTCTCGCCCGCAGACTCTCAGCAAGCTTGACGCCGCGCCATCCCTTCGCAGATTTCCCATGCATGCTGGAATTCCGCCCTGGGCCAGGCGGTCTTGAAGGACGCTACTTTATGGACACTTTGTTCAAGATGTACAAGGCGCTGTGTATGCGCCGAGGGTATCGCCATACGGTAGTAAAGTACGAATTCGCCGATACCGCAGGAGactcctcctcatccgccGGCGAAAATCCCctccaagaagcaattcTCGAAGTCCACGACCAAGGCGCCTTCGATATCTTCCGCAGCGAAGCAGGCATGCACCGCGTCCAGCGCATTCCCAGCACCGAGACCAAAGGCCGTGTGCACACCAGTGCCGTCGCTGTCTGGGTTCTCCCCTCGTTCCCCGAGAACGGTGCTGCAAAcatcgactttgatgatcCAGAGAGTGATTTCTACGTCAATCCTCAAgaggtcaagattgagacGATGCGAGCTAGAGGTGCGGGAGGACAACACGTCAATAAGACCGAGTCTGCTATTAGGATGACGCATTTGCCTACCGGTACTACTGTGTCGATGCAGGATCATCGGTCGCAGCAACGTAATCGTGAAGAGGCATGGAAACTGCTTCGTTCGCGAATTGCTGATCAGCGACGAGAAGCTCGTGAAGAGGAAGCGTCAAATCTGAGAAACAGCGTACTGTCCAAGACACAGATCACACGAGGTGATAAGATCCGAACATACAACTACAACCAGGACCGATGTACCGACCATCGAGCAGGTGTTGACGTACACGACCTACCGAACGTGCTCGAGGGCGGTGAAAAGCTAGATCGAATCATGGACGGCGCAAAAGATTGGCTTGTGAACAAGGACATTGAACTCCTCAtggccgaggaagaagccaaagagaaGCACAATGGCAAGAAATAG
- a CDS encoding related to monocarboxylate transporter 4, with protein sequence MAVDTSDSVCPTLRDEPLSDEKTQDDAASTPSEGNKDEENQACTTDDPGEPPDGGLQAWLQVVTGHLVAFNSWGYLISFGIFQPYYESEFSLPPSTISWIGSLEVCLIFFIGTFSGRAFDAGYYRTALAVGLFLQILAIFMTSIASSYWQVLLAQGICQGLGNGIIFAPTIANMSTYFTTKKTIAISAGACGAGTGGIVFPLIAQQLLPKIGFRWTVRVMGLVVAMSSMIIMIIAKTRLKARKAGPLVEWAAFREPAYVLFAAAMFFTLWPTWISYNYARQYTTDKLSGSASDSFLILIVINAVGIPGRMISAFLADRLFGAIPVFIPTIFSASLCLYLWSQVSSLTGMFIWVSIFGYFGAAIQSLFPSCCASLTPDLSKAGTRIGMIFSIISFAALTGSPLAGKLMQATGGSYLAAQIWGGSSMILGMGLLYAAKRAEARHAD encoded by the exons ATGGCTGTCGACACCTCAGATAGTGTCTGTCCCACGCTCCGCGATGAGCCCCTCAGTGATGAAAAAACTCAAGACGACGCtgcttcaacaccaagcgaGGGCaacaaggatgaagagaaccAAGCATGCACAACAGATGACCCAGGTGAACCTCCAGATGGCGGCTTACAAGCCTGGCTGCAAGTCGTGACAGGCCATCTCGTCGCTTTCAACTCATGGGGCTACCTCATCAGCTTCGGCATCTTCCAGCCCTACTACGAATCCGAATTCTCTCTCCCGCCCTCGACAATCTCTTGGATCGGCAGCTTAGAAGTCTGTCTCATTTTCTTCATCGGCACATTCTCCGGCCGAGCTTTCGACGCAGGATATTACCGTACTGCTCTCGCAGTAggcctcttcctccaaatACTAGCCATCTTCATGACCAGCATCGCATCATCATATTGGCAAGTCCTTCTCGCCCAGGGAATCTGCCAGGGTCTTGGTAATGGCATCATTTTCGCACCCACGATAGCAAACATGTCGACGTATTTTACTACCAAGAAGACTATTGCTATATCCGCTGGTGCATGCGGTGCTGGCACAGGAGGAATTGTGTTCCCGCTGATTGCGCAGCAACTTCTCCCCAAGATCGGGTTTCGCTGGACGGTGAGAGTCATGGGATTGGTAGTTGCTATGTCGTCGATGATTATAATGATAATTGCGAAAACGAGACTCAAGGCGAGAAAGGCTGGGCCACTTGTTGAATGGGCTGCGTTCAGGGAGCCAGCATATGTCCTCTTTGCGGCAGCGATGTTCTTTACCTTGTGGCCGACCTGGATCTCCTACAATTAT GCTCGTCAATACACAACCGACAAACTCTCTGGCTCAGCATCAGACTCATTCCtaatcctcatcgtcatcaacgCAGTCGGCATCCCAGGTCGCATGATATCCGCCTTTCTCGCCGACCGTCTCTTCGGCGCGATCCCCGTCTTCATACCCACaatcttctcggcctcgctATGTCTCTATCTCTGGTCACAAGTATCCTCCCTCACGGGAATGTTCATCTGGGTCAGCATATTTGGCTACTTCGGCGCTGCGATACAGAGTCTCTTCCCTTCATGCTGTGCGAGCTTGACACCGGATTTGAGTAAAGCCGGAACGAGAATCGGAATGATCTTCTCGATTATTAGTTTTGCGGCCCTGACAGGGTCACCTTTGGCTGGGAAATTGATGCAAGCTACGGGCGGGAGTTATTTAGCGGCGCAGATTTGGGGAGGGTCGAGTATGATTCTGGGGATGGGGTTGCTGTACGCTGCGAAAAGAGCTGAAGCACGTCACGCGGACTAG